The Syntrophobacterales bacterium genomic sequence CATCTTCTTCAGCGACAAGTAATCTTCGATTGGCGTTACCTAATGTCTTTGTCAGCCAAGCAATGTGTTCTTCCGTCACCACTTCAGATGTACTGTGACTGGCCTTCCTTGTCTCTGGATCATTGCGCCAATCCAAGAGCATATCTGCATCTTGAATAGTGGCCGGCCTTAGTGTGATTGTTTCATTCATGCAGTTTCCTTTTTGAGGCATAACGGCCAAGCTCACAGACGGCGATGAAGCGTAGCGGAATTGCCGTCCGGTGAAGCTTCTTGTTGGGCGTGCTGTAAATCCCATATGATCGTATCTAAACTGAAATCCTGTTCATGCGGCCACATGATGCCGGAATGCGCTGGTCTGACCATACGAAAATAAGATTCATCAGCAAGCTCTTTGAATGCACTCCCTTTCATGTATGGCTTGACATCAAATATTCCTGAAATACCGCTGCTGGTTACAATATGAATGCGGCAGTTTTCAAGAGGAGTAGCTTTGATAATGGTTTCCATAGTTTTCTCCTGTCACTTTAATGGATCGATTTTGAATACTGGTTCGCCTGCCACCGCCAGTTTCCAATCTGCAAGCAAATCTTCCCTGTGGATTTCTATCCATGCCTGCACGAGCTTGAGCTTTGCGAGCGGCAGGCTGCCATCAAGAACATCGCCAGTTTCTATGTCCATGATTGCATTGTATTCTCCATATTCAGCGTGAATATGCGGTCGACTATGCTTTTTGTTATCGTAAAAGTACATTAATATCAGAATACCGTAAAACATTGAAATTGTTGGCATGGAGTATCCTTTCTTTCATATTTGCCCCCAGAGCCAAGCGGCTGCGTGTAACATGTCCAATGTATGCCGCTTGAAACAGGTCTTTAGGCATCATCCGAGTAACTTTTTTTTTGCCGTCTGGAATTCTTCTTTTGATAACGCGCCCTGTTCATTCAGTTTTGCCAGACGCTGAAGCTCGTCTGAAAGACTTATTGGTGGAGCAATGACCTGTGGTGGCTGCCTGAAGCTATCTTCATGTCTTATTTCCCTGTTTTTCCCGATTGCTCCACAATTGGGGCATTTATACTTACCCCAGAACAGTGCAATGAAAATCAACCCCGGTATGATAAAGAATAACAATCCTAATAGTATAATGAATTGTGGGGCAGAATAGTTGCTTAGCCAAGTCTTCATCTTGCCCTCATAACCGCACACTAAGCAATGGCGACCGGAGGGACCATAATCTACGCCCTTAATTTCATTTACTGGTCGAACGCTTCCGGGAGATTTGTATTCTTTATAGGCATAGTACGCAATTGGCAGTCCAATTACAAGAATTAATGCCACAAGGCTTTCCATTTAGTTTTGCTCCTTTCTTTAGCCCAACGTTTGAACTCACGGGTTTTTACGTAACCGTCCGATGAACCCGTCTTGCGAAGTATTTGCAGTCGCGGTAGAAGACAGCCGCCAGTAATGGACAACTCCAGTGACGGCATGATCTTTGACAGTCTGTATAGGGGAAATGGTTTTAAAAAGCAAGGTGCAGTGGGGCGAGGAACGCTATAGGCGCATCTCCGGTATTTTACGTAAGCAGCAGGCCGCGCTTATCCTTGGGAAGAGGTTTCCAGACATCGGGCAGCAACTCCCGCAGACGACTGACCGGATGGCTCATAATCCTCCGCAGCATGTCGTCAAAATACTCCCAGGGGTTGATATCGAGGTCTTTGCAGGATTTAACGAGGCTCATAAATAATGCCGCCGCCCTGCCGCCCCGTTCACTGCCGACGAAAAGCCAGTTCTTGCGACCCAGGGCTACTGGACGCATCGCGTTTTCTGCCGTATTGTTGTCCGGCCTCAGACGTCCGTCTTCGATGTAGCGGCATAACGCCTCACTCTGGTTCAGTGCGTAGTCGATTGCCTTGTGAAGA encodes the following:
- a CDS encoding DUF2442 domain-containing protein, coding for METIIKATPLENCRIHIVTSSGISGIFDVKPYMKGSAFKELADESYFRMVRPAHSGIMWPHEQDFSLDTIIWDLQHAQQEASPDGNSATLHRRL
- a CDS encoding DUF4160 domain-containing protein, yielding MPTISMFYGILILMYFYDNKKHSRPHIHAEYGEYNAIMDIETGDVLDGSLPLAKLKLVQAWIEIHREDLLADWKLAVAGEPVFKIDPLK
- a CDS encoding SHOCT domain-containing protein, giving the protein MESLVALILVIGLPIAYYAYKEYKSPGSVRPVNEIKGVDYGPSGRHCLVCGYEGKMKTWLSNYSAPQFIILLGLLFFIIPGLIFIALFWGKYKCPNCGAIGKNREIRHEDSFRQPPQVIAPPISLSDELQRLAKLNEQGALSKEEFQTAKKKLLG